The following proteins come from a genomic window of Nocardiopsis sp. YSL2:
- a CDS encoding DUF1707 domain-containing protein, translating into MSDPVPSIRTSDSDRDRVAQLLQEHFAQGRLDQEEFTDRLSRTYKSRTVDELELVTRDLPERDLADIQGVGVNPAPGEDGPPGPQLTIRDPALMVPWALYGGVNLLCFVIWLILFLTGGHGYPWFLWVLGPWGILMGLVTLGVLAAPRLLR; encoded by the coding sequence ATGTCCGACCCGGTGCCGTCGATACGAACGTCCGACTCTGACCGCGACCGTGTCGCGCAACTCCTCCAGGAGCACTTCGCCCAGGGGCGACTGGACCAGGAGGAGTTCACCGACCGGTTGAGCCGCACCTACAAGTCCCGCACGGTCGACGAGCTGGAACTCGTCACCCGGGACCTGCCCGAGCGCGACCTGGCCGACATCCAGGGCGTCGGCGTGAATCCGGCCCCGGGCGAGGACGGTCCGCCCGGCCCCCAGCTGACGATACGCGACCCGGCGCTGATGGTGCCGTGGGCGCTCTACGGCGGGGTCAACCTCCTGTGCTTCGTGATCTGGCTGATCCTGTTCCTCACCGGCGGCCACGGCTACCCCTGGTTCCTGTGGGTCCTGGGGCCGTGGGGCATCCTGATGGGCCTGGTGACCCTGGGGGTGCTCGCCGCGCCCCGGCTGCTGCGCTGA